A region of the Lycium barbarum isolate Lr01 chromosome 1, ASM1917538v2, whole genome shotgun sequence genome:
atactagttcttgaaccttaattttattccatagctatgacactagtttctaaaagacttcaaagcatatgaattgacggatataatgcccatgatttcattctatgctctctcttaaggctattttccgttggtagtctcgccttaaaatactcgttccttcaaggtgagacaaagtgaccatgattattccataacgtaatcggaggtcaccgaccttacgtcactccgatggacacatgactttctttgggctctcatgcatgccaattgtatgacatatgtatatgaatgtgaatatgtatatgtatatgtatatgtatatggggaaaggggaagggccactgttatatcaccacctgattcagctggatttcatcccggacgcgggatgcccggacgcgggatatgggagagccggatacggcgtctgtatatgtgatatatatataatatgttgggacactgttggggagtggggtgggagagccgatgtactcggcgtctgtgaatgtaaataaaggacaccattttctgaaatgttctgttttctgtacatgtaaataagaagcaccgtttttctgaaaaagaaactaagcatgcatggcatccgcagaaaggcattcatatgtacaggttacttctgttccaagataagctccatatgtctattccgttattattcatactgcatattcctttattatgtcactgttcatgccttatatacccagtacattactcgtactgacccctcttcttcgggggctgcgtttcatgccgcgcaggtactcccagatgattagaagaccttactaaagatgttccagcggagatggcgaattccatttgtcccggagaattgccaagtccaagtatatgctatgatgttctgttctatgttagagactttgcagacaaagcaatgggtattgggttgtcagtctgtaagcggctccagcagccgatatgctattatgttttatgtcacgagtcttacatgatgtaagagcttacttatgaaaagaaaaaaaaaatattggagagcttactatgtatttctttctttactgattcaagggtttctatacgtaacaagagtcagcgggttcgcccggctccagatatggggtcgagtgcccatcacaccctagtaaagtcgagGTGTGACAAGTACATAGAGGGTGCGgattacattataggggaaaaggtacaactagtaaaaaaacataatccatagaaatattaaacttaataaacaaaatacatataaataataaacaacaacaagataacacaaataatcttccacaatttaagtttttcttttaaaGCTATTTTCTCGTGTTGAACGTCTTTAAGGTTAGCCTTgagcaaaattcatttttttgggGAACAGGTGAGCAAGACCTCCAaaagttcaattttttcttcagcttccacaaACTTAAATTGACAGTCCAACTTAGtggtatctctagagatacgttGAGTCGCGATATCTCTATCAAAAAGTGGATTTTTAAACTTCGCCACCACCGTTTTATCTACGTGAATACTATCTTCCCACCGAAAGtgtttgcaaccgcccatatcctataaacattacagaaaaatcagttttttaaagtaaaacatgtggataacgtgaaaaaaaaaacactaaaaaaatgtaaaaacacttactttgggaactttacaacgccaaaaacggTGACCCAgattatcttgggtctttgatgtttttagtttacagtaataacCGCATTCACAAATATCAGTTGTATAGCAAACTTTGAAGTTTTaaaactttgagacatgtttttgggagtgcaaaagtgtgttgaaaggatgaaaatggaggaaatgaaagagaagagTATGCTGGAAATGGGAGGTTTCTGGTGGGTTTTTGTTATGccattctgtgcgtgaaaggaccaaagtttaaatgtacactttggccttttcacgcacagattctgtgcgtgaagcctagttttttttttttttttctttaaagggttagtttggttccaaacgTTATTTTCTGGGTTAAAAAAGTTACGGGCTCGATAGTACATAGGTTGAAGTTCTGCGCCATTCGAATTAAGTCTGATATTTAAGTGAAGAAAGATAAACCCACGAACTCATTATCCCTGAATAAAACTGTAATTGGTCCTAAAAGTTGGTCCCAAATTAATTTCTCGATGATTAAACAAAAAAGACAGACAACAGAAGCAGCAATATCACAAGACTATATTGCATGGGGTAGCCATTTGATTTGCCTAACCAGATTTTAAAGCTGCCTTTTACTGCTGGCTGCTAGCTCTGCTATTTTAGTAATTGTAATTACTATTGCGACTATTACCATTTATATCTTTTTAGCCTCGATAGACGTTTCTTATTGTACTTGGCTGCAAGGCTTTGGAGATCTTCTCTCTTTTGTTGTTATTCTACTTTTTTCTTCTCTGCTTTACTGCCGTAGCAATAAATAAACACAAAACAGGACAGTTTCATATCCTCTGTGCTCCATTCTCTCTAACTGCTTTTTTCCCTTTATATTTATTAGCAGATTCAGAGATTCCCAGACTGAACCTTTTTCTTTATTCTCTTGGTTTCTGTATGTCTTTCATGAATATCCACAATTAACTTTCTTCTTGTGTTCTTTTGTACTATGCAAACAGAGGTTCCCTTCCAGTCTTCAACTTCCAAAATTTGCTCTTGCACTATTCTGTTTCTTGTTTGCTAATTCTTGTCTATTCTGAAGTATCAATGAAAAATAACTTGTTTACCAGACTTCACATTATGTTTCTTCAGTTTATTCTTGTTGGGGTCTACATTATTTTGTGCAATGGTGCATCAGATGCTTCTATAGCTCCAATGGAGAAATATGAGAAAGAGGCATTGTACTCTGCCATTCAAGGTTTTGTTGGAAATGAGTGGAATGGTTCATTTCTTTATCCTGATCCTTGTGGCTGGACAACAATAGAGGTACTAATCTTATGATTTCATTTGCTAGTTCTAGTATGTTTTACCAtcctttctttgttttttttgtttgtttgtttgtttggaaTTGGAAATCAAAAAACAGTAATGCTAGTTCAGACAACACTAGTTAAACAAAAAGTGTTGCTCCAGCATGCACTCAGTAGAGTATGTTACAAAGCCATGCATGGATTTTTTTCATCAACTCTTTCCATAAAATTGTTAGTTAAAGTGACAAGGAATTCCCAAATTCTTATTTCATTTCTGGATTTGCGATCAGTGTGATGTGAGTGTATGTCAGAGAGAGACATCATTAAGGAGCTATCCAATTTCTAAGACACTTTCCTATTAGTACCATCTACCACAGTAATTGCAAAATTTATCACTTTTTTATAATGACTTCCCTTATCTTGATGTaaaattgtattcatttctaGAATTAAGTAGTCTCCACTTCCTAATACTGTAACACATCTCACTCATCTTCTGAAATTATTTTCCGCAAGCGACTAATTCACCTGAAACATGACTTATGGCATAAatacatgttattaatctatttTCCAAGTTAACCATGAAAAGTCACTTGCTCTTGTTGGTTAACTTAAGTCTAAAATAGAGTAAAAATTCTTTACATTGTAACATAAATTCTAATTTAATTACTTTTATCAGCTCCATGAACTcttgttttaattataatacacAGGGAGTATCATGTGATTTCTCCAATGGCTTCTGGCACATAACGGATTTAACTATCGGAGACCTATACGACAACTCCCTTCACTGCTCCCCAGCTGCAGAATTCACAAAACACTTGTTTGACCTTAAGCATCTAAAAAGACTTTCTTTCTCAAATTGCTTCCTCTCAGATCTGAACAAACAAATTACAATTCCCATATCAAATTGGGATAGTCTCGCGAACAGCCTGGAATCGTTAGAGTTTCGATCAAATGCTGGTCTTACTGGTACAATTCCCACAAGTTTTGGCTACCTTAAGAATCTTCAATCTTTGGTGCTGCTTGAAAATGGACTCGAAGGAGAAATACCAGAAGTGTTAGGCAATTTAAGTAAATTAAAGCGCCTAGTCTTGGCAGACAACAATTTTGTTGGTCCTATTCCTAATAGTATAGGAAGATTGATAAATCTTTTGATACTTGACACCAGCAGGAATTTTCTATCTGGTGCATTACCTGTGACTATTGGTGATTTGACTTCGCTTATAAAGCTTGACTTGAGCAACAATATGTTACACGGAAAATTGCCTAGAGAAATTGGAGGACTAAAGAGTCTAACACTGTTAGATCTCAGCCACAACAATTTTTCCGGGGAGTTGCCAGAGGCATTTCAAGAAATGGATTCCTTAGAAGAACTTGTTTTATCCGACAATCCGATATCTGATTATGTTACAAGAATTCAATGGGGGAACATGAAAAACTTGGAAATGTTGGATCTTTCAAACATGGGATTGACAGGGAATATACCAAATTCCATGACAGAAATGAAAAGGTTGAGATTTCTCAGCCTCAGCAATAACATTCTTTCAGGAATTATTCCATCAAAATTTGAGACGATACCAACTATTAATGCTTTGTACTTGGATGGAAATGATTTCATAGGGAAACTTGAATTTTCACCAAGGTTCTATGCAAAATTAAGGAGTCGTTTTCGAGCTTCAGGCAATACGAATCTGTGCTCGTCCCTCGAGTTAAGGCACGTTCCAGAAGGAGTAAAACAATGTGAACAAGAAAGCATAAAGAATGAATATCTGAATCAGAATCCTTACCTTATAGCTTCTTTGGGGCAACCAGACAACGTTGTTAGTCGTTTTACATTTTGTTCTGTTGTATGGATGATACTTATGTCTCTTctatggatcatatttttatgAATAATTATCTTGCTTCATTCTATGAGAAAGAATTTGGTTCGTTCTTGCCTATTTTGCTCTGCCTGTAGACCACAGCTTTCTACTAGAATTTTAAGTTGTTTGAAGAGAAACCTTGATCTGCATGGATTCTTCACAATGAGTATAATGGAGCAATAATTGTTAACCAAAAATATAAAGCAAGTTGGTTATTTTTGTCCTTCTTTTAGTTATGATTTTGAAAACCACAGGATTAACATATTAATGATCAATTTGTAAAAGGAAACGACCCTATCAAGAAGACCGTTTATACATTGCCTAATGAAATGAAACAAAAATATGAAGAAAATTGTATTATGGTCTAGGACCTGGGCCTAGCTTTCTGGATCAACTCTCATTGGAGAAAGTTTCTCCGTTGGCGAGGTTTTACCCATAGGgccaacgttttttttttttttttttaatctcccTGGCACTTGGTCCGTCTAGAGCCTTCCGAACCTTTCGGACCATCTTTTCTAGCTAGATAGT
Encoded here:
- the LOC132623551 gene encoding piriformospora indica-insensitive protein 2-like — encoded protein: MKNNLFTRLHIMFLQFILVGVYIILCNGASDASIAPMEKYEKEALYSAIQGFVGNEWNGSFLYPDPCGWTTIEGVSCDFSNGFWHITDLTIGDLYDNSLHCSPAAEFTKHLFDLKHLKRLSFSNCFLSDLNKQITIPISNWDSLANSLESLEFRSNAGLTGTIPTSFGYLKNLQSLVLLENGLEGEIPEVLGNLSKLKRLVLADNNFVGPIPNSIGRLINLLILDTSRNFLSGALPVTIGDLTSLIKLDLSNNMLHGKLPREIGGLKSLTLLDLSHNNFSGELPEAFQEMDSLEELVLSDNPISDYVTRIQWGNMKNLEMLDLSNMGLTGNIPNSMTEMKRLRFLSLSNNILSGIIPSKFETIPTINALYLDGNDFIGKLEFSPRFYAKLRSRFRASGNTNLCSSLELRHVPEGVKQCEQESIKNEYLNQNPYLIASLGQPDNVVSRFTFCSVVWMILMSLLWIIFL